The Deinococcus sonorensis KR-87 genome includes a window with the following:
- a CDS encoding carbohydrate binding domain-containing protein, translating into MTSGPRPTMTYPWTPSTDPARPAQPDGNLIYNPSFEWDASNEYVKANPTATTLAGVSNSSFWTVYQANQGEQFTLSNDAAAGHSLKVDITQPGSVNYAVQVRQDGLNVVQQKRYQVDFDAWASAPRHMMVKVGGGDTRGFAAYSGEQDVALTTTASQHHSFTFDMAATTDTAARLEFNLGAAGAGQVWIDNVSLKQIGDAPVVQVRPPLPDGNLIYNPSFTQNDPAVPGIAGVAGTSYWSTWEDGSSGLTSTVKNGELQLAVAHVNPANNWHVQLNQTGVPLEQGKSYTLTFKGHSTSPRTVAVVIGENGGSYARYLDKTAALTTTGQTYTYTFTSPVTNPAAQLQILGAVGQQGDAYTLAFTDFKLVKTAP; encoded by the coding sequence GTGACGTCGGGTCCCCGCCCCACCATGACCTACCCCTGGACCCCCAGCACCGATCCGGCCCGTCCCGCCCAGCCGGACGGCAACCTGATCTACAACCCCTCCTTCGAGTGGGACGCCAGCAACGAGTACGTCAAGGCCAACCCTACGGCCACCACGCTGGCAGGTGTCAGCAACTCCAGCTTCTGGACGGTCTATCAGGCCAATCAGGGGGAGCAGTTCACCCTCAGCAACGACGCGGCGGCCGGCCACAGCCTGAAGGTGGACATCACCCAGCCGGGCAGCGTGAACTACGCGGTGCAGGTGCGGCAGGACGGACTCAACGTGGTGCAGCAGAAGCGCTACCAGGTGGATTTCGATGCCTGGGCGTCGGCTCCGCGCCACATGATGGTGAAGGTGGGCGGCGGCGATACGCGCGGATTCGCCGCGTACTCCGGCGAGCAGGACGTGGCCCTCACCACCACCGCCAGCCAGCATCACAGTTTCACCTTCGACATGGCCGCCACCACCGACACCGCCGCCCGCCTGGAATTCAACCTGGGCGCCGCCGGAGCGGGCCAGGTCTGGATTGACAACGTGTCGCTCAAGCAGATCGGAGACGCGCCCGTGGTGCAGGTGCGCCCGCCGCTGCCGGACGGCAACCTGATCTACAACCCGTCGTTCACCCAGAACGATCCGGCGGTCCCGGGCATCGCCGGGGTGGCCGGCACCTCGTACTGGAGCACCTGGGAGGACGGCAGCAGCGGCCTGACCAGCACGGTCAAGAACGGTGAACTGCAGCTGGCGGTGGCGCACGTCAACCCGGCCAACAACTGGCACGTTCAGCTCAACCAGACGGGCGTGCCGCTGGAGCAGGGCAAGAGCTACACCCTGACCTTCAAGGGCCACAGCACCTCGCCGCGCACCGTGGCGGTGGTGATCGGGGAGAACGGGGGCAGCTACGCCCGCTACCTGGACAAGACCGCCGCCCTGACGACCACCGGCCAGACCTACACCTACACCTTCACCTCGCCGGTCACCAACCCCGCGGCCCAGCTGCAGATCCTGGGGGCTGTGGGCCAGCAGGGCGACGCCTACACCCTGGCCTTTACAGACTTCAAGCTGGTCAAGACGGCTCCGTAA